The Phycisphaeraceae bacterium genome includes a window with the following:
- a CDS encoding GntR family transcriptional regulator, with protein MPVSPLPKYEQVKQALIKEIRSGRWESGNPFPSESQLLQKFDVSRPTLIRSLQDLVREGYLYRKQGQGTFIADEKPEQKEAATLIPVFVSAHVAKLTGDKQLVELHILEGIQAGLAEAGADPQDVVVRHATPGRLDGATRAFIDDLTVGTALVIEPSYNRPLWDYLGSKGWNAWSLNEAVPTGNCVYVDQTEAGYLATKHLIDAGRQRIALLNGPLDQFWGFGARLDGYLRALDEAGLSYDERLVRQADKPIDSEAGRAMMSDLLKLDQRPDAVVGVSDAKAMGAIAAAQEAGLTIPDDLMFTSIDNTLAERSDVPLSAVSMPFHEVGRRAAIHAVKADADRKSQASSVDDCEIHTHICLKPSLVKR; from the coding sequence ATGCCCGTTAGCCCCCTGCCCAAGTATGAACAAGTCAAGCAGGCCCTGATCAAAGAGATCAGGTCCGGCCGCTGGGAATCGGGCAACCCCTTCCCCTCTGAGTCGCAACTGCTTCAGAAGTTCGACGTGAGCCGCCCCACGCTCATCCGCTCCTTGCAGGACCTCGTCCGCGAGGGCTACCTCTACCGCAAGCAGGGACAGGGCACGTTCATCGCCGATGAGAAACCAGAACAGAAGGAGGCCGCGACGCTAATCCCGGTCTTCGTATCCGCCCACGTCGCCAAACTTACAGGCGACAAGCAGCTCGTCGAGCTCCACATCCTCGAAGGCATCCAGGCCGGTCTCGCTGAGGCCGGTGCCGATCCTCAGGATGTCGTCGTCCGGCATGCGACGCCCGGTCGCCTGGATGGGGCGACCCGCGCTTTTATTGACGACCTGACCGTCGGCACCGCCCTGGTCATCGAACCTTCTTACAACCGCCCGCTCTGGGACTACCTCGGCTCCAAGGGCTGGAACGCCTGGAGCCTCAACGAGGCGGTTCCCACAGGCAACTGCGTCTATGTCGATCAGACCGAAGCTGGCTACCTCGCCACCAAACACCTCATCGACGCTGGCCGCCAGCGCATCGCGCTGCTCAACGGCCCGCTCGACCAGTTCTGGGGCTTCGGCGCGAGGCTCGACGGCTACCTCCGTGCCCTCGACGAAGCCGGATTGTCCTATGACGAACGCCTGGTCCGTCAGGCGGACAAGCCGATCGATTCAGAGGCCGGTCGAGCCATGATGTCCGACCTGCTCAAGCTCGATCAGCGCCCCGACGCCGTCGTCGGCGTCTCCGATGCTAAGGCCATGGGGGCCATCGCCGCCGCGCAGGAAGCCGGCCTGACGATCCCCGATGACCTGATGTTCACCAGCATCGATAACACCCTCGCCGAGCGATCCGATGTCCCGCTTAGTGCCGTCTCAATGCCCTTCCATGAAGTCGGTCGCCGCGCCGCCATCCACGCCGTCAAAGCCGATGCCGATCGAAAATCACAGGCTAGCAGCGTTGACGACTGCGAGATCCACACCCATATCTGCCTCAAACCATCGTTGGTCAAGAGGTAA
- a CDS encoding Gfo/Idh/MocA family oxidoreductase, giving the protein MIKLAVLGCGQRAAYIASRALQADPDVQLAMVADPDRQRAEKNLAEWKVELGPETAFVPGIDRLLDAAGDLDGVIVGTRCDLHADLAVRLAPTGLPVFLEKPIATTLDDLTAIARAYRDRSESVVVSFPLRMSPLFRRAWTIVRSGRLGTINQVQAVNYVPYGGVYFGQWYRDDSITGGMWLQKATHDFDYITRLSGLDPVKIAATESQLVYGGDKPEGLMCSACDEAASCPESPQNIKARDDDGGMGKGDHACAFSSSIVNHDAGSAMIQYAGGLHANYVQNFVSRRSAQARGARVTGYLGTLEFDWYTSTIRVIEHHGKAVEEIKLEDGDDHHGGDALLVRNFIDVIRDEGPSASPLEAGLLSAAMCLAARDSAQKQTFESIPRPLKTVPVRGAPTNGNGVHA; this is encoded by the coding sequence ATGATCAAACTAGCCGTATTAGGATGCGGGCAGCGGGCGGCGTATATCGCCAGCCGGGCGCTGCAGGCGGACCCGGACGTCCAGCTCGCGATGGTCGCGGACCCTGACCGCCAGCGGGCGGAGAAGAACCTGGCCGAGTGGAAGGTGGAACTCGGTCCTGAGACGGCGTTTGTTCCCGGGATTGATCGGCTTCTTGATGCGGCGGGTGATCTCGATGGCGTGATCGTCGGGACGCGGTGCGATCTGCACGCCGATCTGGCGGTGCGGCTGGCCCCAACCGGCTTGCCGGTGTTCCTTGAGAAGCCGATCGCGACGACGCTTGACGACCTGACCGCGATTGCTCGGGCTTATCGTGATCGGTCGGAGTCGGTGGTGGTGTCGTTCCCGCTGCGGATGTCGCCGTTGTTCCGAAGGGCCTGGACCATTGTTCGCTCGGGCAGGCTTGGGACGATCAATCAGGTTCAGGCGGTCAACTATGTGCCGTATGGCGGGGTTTATTTCGGTCAGTGGTATCGCGATGACTCGATCACCGGCGGGATGTGGCTGCAGAAGGCGACTCATGATTTTGATTACATCACCCGGCTCAGCGGGCTCGACCCGGTGAAGATCGCGGCGACGGAATCGCAGCTGGTCTATGGCGGGGACAAGCCGGAGGGGCTGATGTGCTCGGCCTGTGATGAGGCGGCGAGTTGTCCCGAGAGCCCGCAGAACATCAAGGCTCGTGATGACGATGGTGGGATGGGCAAGGGCGATCACGCTTGCGCCTTTAGCTCGTCGATCGTGAATCACGATGCGGGTTCGGCGATGATCCAGTACGCCGGCGGGTTACACGCCAACTATGTGCAGAACTTCGTCAGCCGGCGCTCAGCGCAGGCGCGGGGTGCTCGCGTGACCGGGTATCTGGGGACGCTTGAGTTCGATTGGTACACCTCGACGATCCGCGTGATCGAGCATCACGGCAAGGCCGTCGAGGAGATCAAGCTCGAGGACGGTGACGATCACCATGGCGGAGACGCGCTGCTGGTGCGTAACTTCATCGATGTCATTCGTGATGAAGGGCCGTCGGCGTCGCCTCTGGAGGCTGGTCTTCTGAGTGCGGCGATGTGCCTGGCGGCGCGTGATTCGGCGCAGAAGCAGACGTTCGAGTCGATCCCGCGCCCGCTCAAGACCGTGCCTGTTCGGGGTGCCCCGACCAACGGCAACGGTGTGCATGCTTAA
- a CDS encoding PEP-CTERM sorting domain-containing protein — MSITKHLIAAGALLSLAPLAMAGTFKTITIDGDYSDWADVPVLDSDAADNPGTLDIADIQIANDNDFLYIRYTHHTAQSLGTFIALDVDSNVGTGFDVFGLGLIGSEAGWQNDFPFTQDAANFNNGSGMSGDFFGSGAALLDDFSDGSSSELAISLDITFNDGGAPVFADDTFTILLWTDLGQGDVNAPVTYTLAVPEPASAAMALVGLAAVAGRRR, encoded by the coding sequence ATGAGCATCACCAAGCATCTGATCGCAGCGGGAGCGCTGCTGTCCTTGGCCCCGTTGGCCATGGCTGGCACGTTCAAGACCATCACCATCGATGGCGACTACTCCGACTGGGCCGATGTCCCGGTCCTCGACAGCGATGCCGCGGACAACCCCGGCACGCTGGACATCGCCGACATCCAGATCGCCAACGACAACGACTTCCTGTACATCCGGTACACCCACCACACGGCGCAGTCGCTGGGCACCTTCATCGCCCTCGACGTGGACAGCAACGTCGGCACCGGCTTTGACGTGTTCGGCCTCGGCCTTATCGGATCCGAAGCCGGCTGGCAGAACGACTTCCCGTTCACCCAGGACGCCGCCAACTTCAACAACGGCTCCGGGATGTCCGGCGACTTCTTCGGCTCCGGAGCCGCGTTGCTCGATGATTTCTCGGATGGCTCCAGCAGCGAGTTGGCCATCTCCCTGGACATCACCTTCAATGATGGTGGGGCGCCCGTCTTCGCCGACGACACGTTCACCATCCTGCTCTGGACCGATCTCGGCCAGGGCGATGTCAACGCACCCGTGACCTACACCCTCGCGGTGCCCGAGCCCGCCTCGGCCGCGATGGCCCTGGTCGGCCTCGCCGCAGTCGCCGGCCGCCGCCGCTGA
- a CDS encoding Gfo/Idh/MocA family oxidoreductase — protein MSHDESRRDFLRAAAVAGLSLGLAGCATTASGPRTATQSSVAGLAAQSIERPRFAVIGNGDRGGQLIRLLARMDDVDVLALADPWPGVSAAQQKVLTDAGRLSPSLYTSGPFAYRAILDRDDIDAVVIATPWAWHAAQAIEAMQAGKHAFVEVPMAPTVDELWAMVRASEQTQRHCMMLENVNYGRDELLALNMCRQGVFGQLTHAEAAYVHDLRSQMQDMDHGTGSWRTEYHTNFNGNLYPTHGVGPVAQYMNIDRSEDRYETIVSYSSPAAGRAEYARANFPEGHERRRMNYIAGDMNTSLIKTRLGRTVMVQYDTTTPRPYTRLNLIQGTKGVLAGFPTRVAIEGRGNYHEWIEGVALDEVYREFEHPLWTRMGAEAERAGGHGGMDFIMLRRVVECLQTGMPMDQNVYEGATWSAVRPLSAQSVANDGAPAAFPDFSRGAWETTAPLAIVS, from the coding sequence ATGAGTCACGACGAATCACGCAGAGATTTTCTCCGTGCCGCTGCGGTCGCCGGGTTGAGCCTTGGGCTCGCGGGGTGCGCGACCACGGCGAGTGGCCCGCGCACCGCGACGCAAAGCTCGGTCGCAGGACTGGCGGCGCAGTCGATCGAGCGTCCGCGTTTCGCAGTCATCGGTAATGGCGATCGCGGGGGTCAGTTGATTCGCCTGCTGGCACGGATGGATGATGTTGATGTGCTGGCACTGGCCGATCCGTGGCCGGGCGTCTCAGCGGCGCAGCAGAAGGTGTTGACCGACGCCGGGCGACTGTCGCCGTCGCTATACACCAGTGGGCCCTTTGCCTATCGGGCGATTCTCGATCGGGATGACATCGACGCGGTAGTGATCGCTACGCCCTGGGCATGGCACGCGGCGCAGGCGATCGAGGCGATGCAGGCGGGTAAGCACGCGTTTGTCGAGGTGCCGATGGCACCGACCGTCGACGAGCTGTGGGCGATGGTTCGAGCTTCGGAGCAGACTCAGCGTCACTGCATGATGCTGGAGAACGTCAACTACGGCCGCGACGAGTTACTGGCGCTGAACATGTGTCGGCAGGGCGTCTTTGGTCAGTTGACACACGCTGAGGCGGCCTACGTCCATGATCTGCGATCGCAGATGCAGGACATGGACCACGGCACCGGCTCCTGGCGGACCGAGTACCACACGAACTTCAACGGCAACCTCTATCCGACGCACGGCGTAGGTCCGGTCGCTCAGTACATGAATATCGACCGCAGCGAGGATCGCTACGAGACCATCGTGTCGTACAGCTCACCCGCGGCGGGGCGGGCTGAGTATGCACGGGCGAACTTCCCGGAGGGGCACGAACGCCGCCGGATGAACTACATCGCCGGTGATATGAACACAAGCCTGATCAAGACTCGGCTTGGCCGGACGGTGATGGTCCAGTACGACACGACCACGCCACGGCCGTACACCCGCTTGAATCTGATCCAGGGGACGAAGGGGGTTCTGGCTGGCTTTCCGACGCGGGTGGCGATCGAAGGGCGGGGCAACTACCACGAGTGGATCGAGGGCGTGGCGCTTGACGAGGTCTATCGCGAGTTCGAGCATCCGCTCTGGACGCGCATGGGCGCCGAGGCAGAACGAGCCGGCGGGCATGGCGGGATGGACTTCATCATGCTGCGCAGGGTCGTCGAGTGTCTCCAGACTGGGATGCCTATGGATCAGAATGTGTATGAAGGCGCGACGTGGTCAGCGGTCCGTCCGCTCAGCGCGCAGTCGGTGGCGAACGACGGTGCGCCAGCCGCTTTCCCTGATTTCTCCAGGGGGGCGTGGGAAACCACGGCCCCGCTGGCCATCGTCAGTTGA
- a CDS encoding sugar phosphate isomerase/epimerase family protein yields the protein MIQGISYWSLEQGLANTHPLDRALDEVSAAGFKALELCVGPEGVIHPNLTESTCSTIRQQIEGSALIVETLASGMSWGFNPTSDDPATRKRAIELHAGALRVAGKLGLKGMLFVPGVVKSPISPDLIRYDHAVDRAREAVTQLLPVAEEAGVDLLLENVWNGLFYSPIEFKAFIDSFNHPRLGIYFDTGNLLGYHQHPPHWIEVLGKRIRRVHVKDFKQSVGTLDGFCDLLEGDMPWAETMAALRQIGYEKTVIAEMIPHSPGLLERTSQAMDKILKL from the coding sequence GTGATCCAAGGCATCAGCTACTGGTCCCTCGAACAGGGACTGGCGAACACCCATCCCCTCGACCGAGCCCTCGACGAAGTCTCCGCAGCAGGATTCAAAGCCCTTGAACTCTGCGTCGGGCCCGAGGGCGTCATCCACCCCAACCTCACCGAGAGCACGTGCAGCACGATCCGACAGCAGATCGAAGGCTCGGCGCTCATCGTTGAGACGCTTGCCAGCGGGATGAGTTGGGGATTCAACCCCACCTCCGATGACCCCGCGACGCGCAAACGAGCCATTGAGCTTCACGCCGGAGCCCTCCGCGTGGCCGGCAAGCTCGGGCTCAAGGGGATGCTCTTCGTCCCCGGCGTCGTCAAGAGCCCGATCAGCCCCGATCTGATCCGCTACGACCACGCCGTCGACCGGGCCCGAGAAGCTGTAACCCAACTCCTTCCGGTCGCTGAAGAAGCTGGCGTCGATCTCCTCCTCGAAAACGTCTGGAACGGCCTCTTCTACTCGCCTATCGAGTTCAAAGCCTTCATAGATTCCTTCAATCACCCGCGACTCGGGATCTACTTCGATACCGGGAATCTGCTCGGCTACCACCAGCACCCGCCTCACTGGATCGAAGTCCTCGGCAAGCGTATCCGCAGGGTCCACGTGAAAGATTTTAAACAGTCCGTCGGCACCCTCGACGGCTTCTGCGACCTGCTCGAAGGTGATATGCCTTGGGCCGAGACCATGGCCGCCCTTCGCCAGATCGGCTACGAGAAGACCGTCATCGCCGAGATGATCCCGCACAGCCCCGGGCTTCTAGAACGCACCAGCCAGGCCATGGACAAGATCCTCAAGCTTTAA
- a CDS encoding sodium:solute symporter family protein, with protein MTFIDWSIVGLYLLVATGVGLYFSKKASTNTADFFVASRSLPWWIAGTSIVATTFSTDTPLFVAGLARNEGVHGNWFWWSLAIGQTATIFFFAKLWQRTGALTDIEFVVQRYDASLARSVLRVFKVLFDGVFVNCVVMASVTLAATKVIQVILGLSSDPVFTLSDPVFNLFEIGVTPTALVLLTLATTALIYSVASGLYGVVYTDLIQFGMAMLGSFWLAIVAYTETAGEVGFVERLRKTEGFKESLIHIFPDLSAMDMLTFTFLVYVMVNWWVQAPGQGYLVQRLLATKSEKDAMLGFLWYNFCHYVLRPWPWIIVGLASMVYFPELTGADAELSYPSMINEFLGPGIKGIMVTAMLAAYMSTVDTHLNWGASYLVNDVYQPFIKPKADAKHYVMVSRLSMLGFMILAALVTTLLTGILDAYKYLAVITAGVGSVQILRWYWWRVSAWSEIVSILAACVIGNAVELYLLKDYVDPVSGETVNMWGMRMLVTAFGTAAIWIAATLMMSTKPTPADREFCERIRVPGPGWRRVREELGVDAEGLGFRNAMIGWFLSMGFIFGLLIGLGLLLLGSPGTGAGVIVAALLCGYAIVRLIRSDPELLGARESQGVSSS; from the coding sequence ATGACCTTCATCGATTGGTCGATCGTCGGCCTGTACCTGCTCGTGGCGACTGGGGTTGGTCTGTACTTCTCCAAGAAGGCATCGACGAACACGGCTGATTTCTTTGTCGCCAGTCGTTCGCTGCCGTGGTGGATCGCCGGGACTTCGATCGTGGCGACGACCTTCTCGACCGACACGCCGTTGTTTGTCGCGGGGTTGGCGCGAAACGAGGGGGTTCACGGGAACTGGTTCTGGTGGTCGCTTGCGATCGGTCAGACGGCGACCATTTTCTTCTTCGCCAAGCTCTGGCAGCGGACGGGTGCGTTGACGGACATCGAGTTCGTTGTCCAGAGGTATGACGCCTCGCTCGCCAGATCAGTCCTACGAGTGTTCAAGGTTCTATTCGATGGCGTGTTCGTGAACTGCGTCGTCATGGCGTCGGTCACGCTCGCGGCGACCAAGGTGATTCAGGTCATCCTGGGGTTGTCGAGCGATCCGGTGTTCACCCTGAGTGATCCGGTTTTCAACCTGTTCGAGATTGGTGTGACGCCGACGGCGCTGGTGCTGCTGACGCTGGCGACTACGGCGTTGATCTACTCAGTGGCTTCGGGTCTCTACGGCGTGGTGTACACCGACCTGATCCAGTTCGGCATGGCGATGCTCGGGTCGTTCTGGCTGGCGATCGTGGCGTATACAGAGACGGCGGGCGAGGTCGGCTTTGTTGAAAGGCTCCGTAAGACTGAGGGTTTCAAAGAGAGCCTGATCCATATCTTTCCGGACCTCTCAGCGATGGACATGCTCACGTTTACCTTCCTGGTCTATGTGATGGTGAACTGGTGGGTGCAGGCGCCGGGCCAGGGTTATCTCGTTCAGCGCTTGTTGGCGACCAAGAGCGAGAAAGACGCCATGCTCGGGTTCCTCTGGTACAACTTTTGCCACTATGTGCTGCGACCCTGGCCGTGGATCATCGTGGGACTGGCCTCGATGGTTTACTTCCCGGAACTGACTGGTGCGGACGCTGAGCTGTCGTATCCATCGATGATCAATGAGTTTCTCGGGCCGGGTATCAAGGGGATCATGGTGACGGCGATGCTCGCGGCGTATATGAGCACGGTGGATACGCACCTCAACTGGGGAGCGTCGTACCTGGTCAATGATGTTTACCAGCCGTTTATCAAACCGAAAGCCGATGCTAAGCACTACGTCATGGTGTCACGACTGAGCATGCTGGGTTTCATGATCCTCGCGGCTCTGGTGACGACGCTGCTGACGGGCATCCTTGATGCCTACAAGTACCTGGCGGTCATTACCGCTGGCGTCGGTTCGGTTCAGATCCTCAGGTGGTACTGGTGGCGTGTCTCGGCGTGGTCGGAGATCGTTTCGATCCTTGCCGCGTGTGTGATCGGTAACGCGGTTGAGTTGTACCTCCTCAAGGATTACGTCGATCCGGTGAGCGGTGAGACGGTCAACATGTGGGGGATGCGGATGCTGGTGACGGCGTTCGGAACGGCCGCGATCTGGATTGCGGCCACGCTGATGATGTCCACTAAGCCGACGCCAGCTGATCGTGAGTTCTGCGAGCGGATCCGCGTTCCGGGTCCTGGCTGGCGGCGGGTGCGCGAGGAGTTGGGGGTCGATGCGGAGGGTCTGGGCTTCCGCAACGCGATGATCGGCTGGTTCCTGTCGATGGGCTTTATCTTCGGTCTGCTGATCGGTCTTGGCTTGCTGCTGCTTGGTTCGCCGGGGACCGGTGCTGGTGTGATCGTCGCGGCGCTTTTGTGTGGTTATGCGATCGTTCGGCTGATCCGCAGCGATCCCGAGTTGCTCGGTGCCCGTGAATCCCAAGGAGTTTCCTCGTCATGA
- a CDS encoding PEP-CTERM sorting domain-containing protein — translation MHRITTASLLAAATVATLNPAAMAITLSNEVANGDILVDFLDPSEDRRLGWESVTPFPSDDDVVVPLLSIGSISIAHDSNNFYFRMIMDSTADPVADPVDGPFQSFFSSHHAIYLDTDQNPDTGYRGGDGDPIGTPDDRTLPIGADYYIEGPTLFRFGNLSNPGGANQELFSWGTIIPFGFMNYDDGPVTDIEFEIPKSSLASPTAFDFVAVTTNIDFSPQDVYPTSPDEPLLSPLGDFLSYSTVAVSLPGDFDNSGVLDAPDVELLIAGFGNSAFDLDGDNDADSADIAYWVETLYGSSIGDANLDFSVDLIDLSALASAFGEPGNYADADFDGSGVVDLIDLSLLATNFGFSGTPAPEPASLAILGLGVAALARRRTA, via the coding sequence ATGCACCGCATCACCACAGCATCCCTGCTCGCGGCCGCCACCGTGGCGACTCTCAATCCAGCCGCCATGGCCATTACCCTCAGCAACGAGGTCGCCAATGGCGACATCCTCGTCGATTTCCTGGACCCCTCCGAAGACCGCCGTCTCGGCTGGGAAAGCGTGACCCCATTCCCGAGTGATGATGATGTGGTCGTCCCGCTGCTGAGCATCGGCTCCATTTCCATCGCCCACGACAGCAACAACTTCTACTTCCGCATGATCATGGACAGCACCGCCGACCCGGTCGCCGACCCAGTCGATGGCCCATTCCAGTCTTTTTTCAGCTCCCACCACGCCATCTATCTCGACACCGACCAGAATCCCGACACCGGATACCGTGGCGGCGATGGTGACCCCATCGGCACGCCCGATGACCGCACCCTCCCGATCGGGGCCGATTACTACATCGAGGGCCCCACCCTCTTCCGCTTCGGCAACCTATCCAATCCCGGCGGGGCCAACCAGGAACTCTTCAGCTGGGGCACCATCATCCCCTTCGGGTTCATGAACTACGACGACGGTCCGGTCACCGACATCGAGTTCGAGATCCCCAAGTCCAGCCTGGCGAGCCCCACGGCCTTCGACTTCGTCGCTGTGACCACCAACATCGACTTCTCGCCTCAGGACGTCTACCCGACCTCGCCAGACGAGCCCCTGCTTAGCCCGCTTGGCGACTTCCTGAGCTACTCGACGGTGGCCGTATCGCTCCCAGGTGACTTCGACAACTCCGGCGTCCTCGACGCCCCCGATGTCGAACTGCTCATCGCCGGCTTCGGTAACTCAGCCTTCGACCTCGATGGCGACAACGATGCTGATTCCGCAGACATCGCCTACTGGGTCGAGACCCTCTACGGTTCAAGCATCGGCGACGCCAATCTCGATTTTAGCGTCGACCTGATCGACCTCTCGGCACTCGCCAGCGCCTTCGGCGAGCCCGGCAACTACGCCGATGCCGACTTCGACGGGTCGGGCGTCGTCGACCTGATCGATCTCTCGCTGCTTGCCACTAACTTCGGCTTCTCGGGCACCCCAGCCCCCGAGCCCGCCAGCCTCGCCATCCTCGGTCTCGGCGTCGCCGCTCTGGCCCGCCGCCGAACCGCCTGA
- a CDS encoding prepilin-type N-terminal cleavage/methylation domain-containing protein yields MSRTMKHSAHPARGSGFTLIELLVVISIIALLIGILLPALGAARNTARGVLCLSNQRQMGIGLVIYSTDNKGYFPYLAYADATGPTIRWWHRLVEYGVAAGSIEGGDTSSTVVCPSDPYTYEPPNDEGNVASSYGMNLFTSINDGLSSAGVPSGSGPDGVDDFSSGKVWFKIDSMIAPTELVATGEIYYGHMLVGDNFSTPIPANRLRIVHTETELSAGLWNTAEWGRHTGELDDSSGRMNIMYADGHASSAVRNVTLFGYNDFNLTLDQLEKARKMWSPIGLFPGEAGYPSK; encoded by the coding sequence ATGTCACGAACCATGAAGCATTCCGCCCACCCCGCCCGTGGGTCCGGGTTTACGCTGATCGAGCTGCTGGTGGTGATCTCGATCATCGCGCTGCTGATCGGGATCCTGCTGCCTGCGCTGGGGGCGGCTCGGAATACGGCACGAGGGGTCCTCTGTCTTTCAAACCAGAGGCAGATGGGAATAGGGCTAGTGATTTACAGTACCGACAACAAAGGATATTTCCCGTATCTGGCCTATGCAGATGCGACAGGGCCGACCATCCGTTGGTGGCACCGGTTGGTGGAATATGGAGTGGCTGCTGGTTCAATCGAGGGCGGCGACACCAGTTCGACGGTGGTATGTCCGTCAGACCCCTATACCTATGAGCCGCCTAATGATGAGGGCAATGTCGCATCGAGTTACGGGATGAATCTATTTACCTCAATCAATGATGGTCTGTCGAGCGCGGGTGTGCCGTCAGGCTCCGGGCCCGATGGTGTGGATGATTTTTCTTCGGGTAAGGTTTGGTTCAAGATCGATTCAATGATCGCACCAACTGAGCTGGTCGCAACTGGCGAAATCTATTACGGCCATATGTTGGTTGGGGATAATTTTTCCACGCCTATCCCAGCCAATCGCTTGCGTATCGTGCACACTGAAACTGAGTTATCTGCCGGTCTGTGGAATACCGCCGAGTGGGGCCGGCATACAGGTGAACTCGACGATTCAAGTGGGCGGATGAATATCATGTATGCGGATGGCCATGCGTCCTCAGCCGTTCGAAATGTGACACTTTTTGGTTACAACGACTTCAATCTGACACTAGATCAGTTGGAGAAGGCTCGGAAGATGTGGTCGCCAATTGGTTTGTTCCCAGGCGAGGCTGGTTATCCATCGAAGTAG
- a CDS encoding spherulation-specific family 4 protein: MTRSSLAIAALSAALVGPANAEALGIVVPAYFYPSSSSPLWPAMNDAAERVPLIAIMNPNSGPAGFIDSNYTRVVNELRAAGGTVIAYVATTYAAKPLSQVYAEIDLYNSQYNLDGIFLDEMSNTTAGSTVDHYENIYNYIKGVDPNWLVMGNPGTTTQEAFMSRPTADNIVVFENFASNYPGYNPSNWNADYPRERLSHLVHTQGSSSTMLENVEQSYEQNAGYVYVTNDVLGNPWDTLPFYWDELVTAVETINAGAIEGDFNLDGELNLTDLELILNNPGAPRYDVSGNGITDNNDAIFWIENLLGSQRGDANLDRKVDLVDLSILASSFSQLGGYPDGDFNFSGAVNLIDLSILASNFGFDATTIPEPSGVLILLTPALLARRRTTSLS; this comes from the coding sequence GTGACACGAAGTTCTCTCGCGATCGCCGCCCTCTCAGCAGCCCTTGTTGGCCCCGCTAACGCGGAAGCCCTCGGGATCGTGGTCCCCGCGTACTTCTATCCCTCATCATCCAGCCCGCTGTGGCCCGCGATGAACGACGCCGCCGAGCGTGTTCCGCTGATCGCCATCATGAACCCCAACAGCGGGCCCGCAGGGTTCATCGACAGCAACTACACCCGTGTCGTCAACGAACTCCGTGCCGCTGGCGGCACCGTGATCGCCTACGTCGCCACGACCTACGCCGCCAAGCCCCTAAGCCAGGTCTACGCCGAGATCGACCTGTACAACAGCCAGTACAACCTCGACGGAATCTTCCTCGATGAGATGAGCAACACCACCGCTGGCTCGACCGTCGATCACTACGAGAACATCTACAACTACATCAAAGGCGTCGATCCCAACTGGCTGGTGATGGGCAACCCCGGCACCACCACGCAGGAGGCCTTCATGTCGCGCCCGACCGCCGACAACATCGTGGTCTTCGAGAACTTTGCCAGCAACTACCCCGGCTACAACCCCAGCAACTGGAATGCCGATTATCCCCGAGAACGCCTGTCGCACCTGGTCCATACCCAGGGCTCGTCCTCTACCATGCTCGAAAACGTGGAACAGTCTTACGAGCAGAACGCTGGCTACGTCTATGTCACCAACGATGTCCTCGGTAACCCCTGGGATACGCTCCCCTTCTACTGGGACGAACTCGTTACCGCCGTCGAAACGATCAACGCCGGAGCCATCGAAGGCGACTTCAATCTTGATGGCGAACTGAATCTCACCGACCTTGAACTCATCCTTAACAACCCCGGTGCCCCCCGTTACGACGTTTCGGGCAACGGCATCACCGACAACAATGACGCCATCTTCTGGATCGAGAACCTCCTCGGCTCGCAACGTGGTGACGCCAACCTCGATCGCAAGGTTGATCTGGTCGACCTCTCGATCCTCGCTTCCAGTTTCTCTCAGCTGGGCGGGTACCCCGATGGCGACTTCAACTTCTCCGGAGCCGTCAATCTGATCGACCTCTCGATCCTCGCCTCCAACTTTGGCTTCGACGCCACCACGATCCCCGAACCGAGCGGGGTGCTAATCCTCCTCACACCTGCCCTACTCGCACGCCGACGCACGACCTCGTTATCCTGA